One stretch of Juglans microcarpa x Juglans regia isolate MS1-56 chromosome 3D, Jm3101_v1.0, whole genome shotgun sequence DNA includes these proteins:
- the LOC121255384 gene encoding LOW QUALITY PROTEIN: uncharacterized protein LOC121255384 (The sequence of the model RefSeq protein was modified relative to this genomic sequence to represent the inferred CDS: inserted 1 base in 1 codon), with product MDLNKNGVLLSYDGTVKDNDVFGDISLSLNCLGYGGSDTVRYGCNQSNLGAKFFNGSDDGCRLVLGLGPTPSACSDNYYNAGFKKNKGLPTQGLLSEGDSILQLGLSGGANESSSVLDISNSTEMDINTFSLPNQVSAEDNLVIPVVDEGSTSAKKSGGYMPSLLLAPRSDNATKVLIPTRELLELRTKSQSSHEPSTTTEYSIEYSVGTISEQATTGASSDHRISNSKKCRFFGCAKGARGXSGLCIGHGGGQRCQKPGCNKGSESRTAYCKAHGGGKRCQHLGCTKSAEGKTDYCIAHGGGRRCGFLGGCNKAARGKSGLCIRHGGGKRCKMENCSRSAEGQAGLCISHGGGRRCQYQECKKGAQGSTMFCKAHGGGKRCIFAGCTKGAEGSTPLCKGHGGGKRCLFDGGGICPKSVHGGTNFCVAHGGGKRCAVPGCTKSARGRTDCCVKHGGGKRCKFEKCGKSAQGSTDFCKAHGGGKRCTWAEGKCEKFARGKSGLCAAHSSMVLERETNKGGMIASGLFQGVVTGASMAGCSSRFGNSSSLSRVSVAPTSIELLQRPAKRAHLIPPQVLVPLSMKSSSSNSSVLSAEKTQGGMNANVIGVSSGAGSKRLDFMVPEGRVHGGGLMSLFGGNLKNAFDRI from the exons ATGGATCTGAACAAGAATGGGGTACTGTTATCTTATGATGGAACTGTAAAAGACAATGACGTCTTTGGTGATATTTCTTTAAGCTTGAATTGTCTTGGCTATGGAGGTAGTGACACAGTTAGATATGGGTGTAACCAAAGTAATCTTGGGGCTAAGTTTTTTAATGGTTCAGATGACGGTTGCCGATTGGTACTTGGGTTGGGCCCAACACCTAGTGCATGCTCAGATAATTATTACAATGCTGGCTTCAAGAAGAACAAAGGATTACCTACTCAGGGATTGTTATCTGAGGGTGACTCAATCCTCCAACTCGGTCTTTCTGGAGGTGCTAATGAGTCTTCAAGTGTGCTTGATATTTCAAATTCAACGGAGATGGATATTAATACCTTCTCTCTCCCAAACCAAGTATCTGCTGAAGATAATCTTGTGATTCCTGTTGTTGATGAGGGTTCTACCTCAGCAAAGAAATCAGGTGGCTATATGCCATCGCTTCTTTTGGCTCCCAGAAGTGACAATGCCACCAAGGTTTTGATTCCGACACGAGAACTTCTAGAGCTTCGGACCAAATCCCAGTCAAGCCACGAGCCATCGACTACGACAGAGTACTCAATTGAGTACTCAGTTGGCACTATCTCTGAGCAAGCAACTACTGGAGCATCTTCGGACCACAGAATCAGCAATTCAAAGAAATGCAGATTTTTCGGCTGCGCAAAAGGAGCCCGGG CATCTGGTCTTTGTATTGGTCATGGGGGCGGACAGAGATGCCAAAAACCAGGGTGCAACAAGGGTTCAGAGAGCCGAACTGCCTATTGCAAGGCACATGGTGGAGGGAAGAGATGCCAACACTTGGGTTGCACTAAAAGTGCTGAGGGGAAGACAGATTATTGCATAGCACATGGCGGTGGCAGAAGATGTGGGTTCCTAGGTGGGTGCAACAAAGCTGCACGAGGCAAGTCAGGCCTTTGCATTAGACATGGAGGTGGTAAGAGGTGTAAGATGGAAAACTGCAGTCGGAGTGCTGAAGGACAGGCTGGTTTGTGCATCTCTCATGGGGGTGGACGACGTTGCCAGTACCAAGAATGTAAAAAGGGTGCGCAAGGGAGCACCATGTTCTGCAAGGCACATGGTGGAGGCAAGCGTTGCATATTTGCTGGGTGCACCAAGGGTGCTGAAGGGAGCACGCCGTTGTGCAAGGGACATGGTGGCGGAAAGCGCTGCCTTTTTGATGGTGGTGGGATTTGCCCAAAGAGTGTCCATGGAGGCACGAACTTTTGTGTTGCCCATGGTGGTGGAAAGAGATGTGCGGTGCCAGGTTGCACAAAAAGTGCACGTGGCCGCACTGATTGTTGTGTCAAGCATGGGGGAGGGAAGCGGTGCAAGTTTGAGAAGTGTGGGAAGAGTGCCCAAGGGAGTACAGATTTCTGCAAGGCTCACGGCGGGGGCAAGCGATGCACTTGGGCAGAGGGGAAATGTGAGAAATTTGCAAGGGGTAAGAGCGGTCTTTGTGCTGCTCACAGTAGCATGGTCCTGGAGCGGGAGACAAACAAGGGAGGCATGATTGCGTCGGGACTGTTCCAGGGCGTTGTGACTGGTGCTTCAATGGCAGGGTGCAGCAGCAGGTTTGGAAACAGTAGTTCTTTATCCAGAGTCAGTGTTGCACCTACCAGCATTGAGTTGCTGCAAAGGCCTGCAAAAAGAGCACATCTCATACCCCCGCAGGTATTGGTTCCTCTATCAATGAAGTCGTCGTCATCTAATTCAAGCGTCTTGAGTGCTGAGAAGACACAGGGAGGAATGAATGCGAATGTTATTGGAGTTAGCAGTGGTGCAGGTAGCAAAAGATTGGACTTCATGGTTCCAGAGGGGAGAGTCCATGGCGGTGGTCTCATGTCATTGTTTGGTGGGAATCTGAAGAATGCATTTGATAGGATCTGA
- the LOC121255404 gene encoding 15-cis-phytoene desaturase, chloroplastic/chromoplastic codes for MTLLHTSLRHSIPSSLLSPSTQNTHHHRARFKPRASSSFPQPNPKISGVIVIGAGLAGLAAATHLNSQNIPFLLLEASDAVGGRVRTDKVQGFLLDRGFQIFITGYPEAQKLLDYSALNLHKFYSGARVYYNGQFHTVSDPLRHFWDSLQSLANPIGSILDKLLIASTRIRVLSKSDEEILSSKEVSTIDLLRKLGFSDSVIGSFFRPFFGGIFFDKELDTTSRLFDFIFKCLALGDNTLPANGIGAIPQQLAARLPPNSILLNSKVVSVYFDESVSDSASPSVRLENGEVFRSEHGVIVAVEEPQAAKLLPGRSEPVKQKPARSTVCLYFTADRAQVPVGDPVLYLNGSGNGIVNNMFFATNVAPSYGPPDKALVSVSLIGMYEGVSDDDLTSEVVRELSGWFGAPMVGTWRHLKTYRIGFAQPNQCSPTDLMKNPRFRSGVYVCGDHLTSATFDGALVSGRRAVEALLRDRALVRS; via the coding sequence ATGACTCTGCTTCATACATCTCTCCGTCACTCCATTCCCTCGTCCCTCCTCTCTCCCTCGACCCAAAACACCCACCACCACCGCGCCCGGTTTAAACCTcgagcatcatcatcattcccGCAACCGAACCCCAAAATTTCCGGCGTCATCGTTATCGGAGCTGGCCTCGCCGGTCTCGCTGCTGCCACGCACCTGAACTCCCAGAAcatccccttcctcctcctcgaAGCTTCCGACGCCGTTGGCGGCCGTGTCCGAACTGACAAAGTTCAAGGCTTTCTTTTGGACCGCGGTTTCCAAATCTTCATCACCGGCTACCCTGAGGCCCAAAAACTCCTCGACTACTCAGCCTTAAACCTTCACAAGTTCTACTCCGGCGCTCGCGTTTATTACAATGGCCAGTTCCACACCGTCTCCGATCCTCTGCGCCACTTCTGGGACTCCTTACAATCACTCGCAAACCCCATTGGGTCCATTCTCGATAAATTACTGATTGCGTCCACGAGGATTCGCGTTTTGAGCAAATCCGACGAGGAAATTCTCAGTTCGAAGGAGGTTTCCACCATTGACTTGTTGAGGAAGCTCGGGTTCTCTGATTCCGTAATCGGTAGCTTCTTTCGCCCTTTCTTTGGAGGGATTTTCTTCGATAAAGAGCTCGATACGACGTCGAGATTGTTCGATTTTATCTTCAAGTGCCTTGCTCTCGGCGACAATACTCTTCCGGCGAATGGCATCGGAGCTATTCCCCAACAACTGGCTGCGAGATTGCCTCCCAATTCGATCTTGTTGAATTCGAAGGTCGTCTCCGTCTATTTTGATGAATCGGTTTCTGATTCTGCTTCGCCTAGTGTGAGGCTAGAGAACGGTGAAGTTTTTAGGAGCGAGCATGGTGTCATAGTGGCGGTTGAAGAACCACAAGCCGCTAAGCTTTTGCCGGGAAGGAGCGAACCGGTGAAGCAAAAACCGGCTCGAAGTACGGTTTGCTTGTATTTTACTGCCGACAGGGCTCAAGTTCCGGTAGGAGACCCGGTATTGTATCTTAACGGGTCGGGCAATGGCATTGTGAATAACATGTTCTTTGCCACAAATGTGGCTCCGTCGTATGGTCCACCCGACAAGGCCCTAGTGTCGGTGTCGTTGATCGGTATGTACGAGGGCGTGTCGGATGACGATCTGACGTCTGAGGTTGTTCGTGAGCTCTCGGGGTGGTTTGGCGCTCCAATGGTGGGGACGTGGAGGCATTTGAAAACGTATCGGATCGGTTTTGCACAACCGAATCAATGCTCGCCAActgatttgatgaaaaatcctaGATTTAGGTCGGGCGTGTACGTCTGTGGTGACCATTTGACTTCGGCCACATTTGATGGGGCTTTGGTTTCAGGGAGGAGAGCGGTAGAAGCTTTGCTTAGAGACAGGGCTTTGGTTCGGTCCTGA